Genomic segment of Gammaproteobacteria bacterium:
CGCCTGGTTAAGGCAAGCTATTCGTCCGGGCGGCGAACATGTCGTGCCTGTGTTACGTGCTCAGCATTCCCGCAGTCACTATAAAATCGCAAATCTCGTTTAGCCCCTCGCCGGTCTTAAGATTGGAAAATACGAACGGGTGCGTGCCGCGCATTTTGCGTGCATCGCGATCCATCACATCCAGCGATGCGCCGACGTGCGGCGCCAGGTCGATCTTGTTGATTACCAGCAGGTCGGAGCGCGTGATGCCGGGTCCGCCCTTGCGCGGTATCTTGTCGCCGGCGGCCACGTCGATTACGTAAATCGTCAGATCGGCCAGTTCCGGGCTGAACGTGGCGCTCAAATTGTCGCCACCGCTTTCGATCATGACAAAATCGGCTTGCGGAAAGCGCCCGATTAGATCAGCAACCGCCACCAGATTTATCGACGCGTCCTCGCGTATCGCGGTGTGCGGGCAGCCGCCGGTCTCGACGCCGACGATACGCTCTGCGGGCAGCGCGCGGCTTCGGATCAAAAATTCCTGATCCTCTTTCGTATAAATGTCGTTGGTGACCACCGCGATCTCGTAAGACCCGCGCATGCGTTTGCATACAGCGTCCACCAGCGCTGTCTTGCCGGAACCGACCGGGCCGCCGACGCCAATCCGCAATACCTGATCAACATCATTCATGGATAATTCCTCATGGGTGCTCTCAGGATCGGAACAGGCGTGTGTACTGCGACTCGTGCGCACAACTGGCGATCGCGATCCCCGGCGCAGACGTACCGATGTCCTCATCGGCGCATGCCAGCCCCGTCGCGATTACCGCCGGTATGTCCTCGCTAAGGCTGACCAGCAGTCGCTGACCCGCAATCTGGCCCAGTGGCGCCAGCCGAATTATTGCGAGCACCTGATTTTCAAGCCAGCTCCATAAATAGCCGGCAAGCGCGTCATCGCGCGGGATGTTCCAGTAGCGCGCCGCCAGCGCGAACGCCGCGACGAAACTCATTCGGGGTAAATTTGCGATACCGTCGATCGCATCCGGCATCAGGGCGCGCAACATGCGCTGCAGGGCCTGACCGCGATGACGTTCTTCAGCGCGCAATTCAGCGGTCTCGCGGCAGGCGAATACGAGCTGATCCCAATAGCCCGCCATGTCGGATTCAGCCTCATAAAGTCGAGCCAGCAGCGGTATATCAACATGACACATCGTGGAGGTTAGCTGGCCGTGCAGCCATGCGGCGGTCGAATCGCTGTCGGTTGCCCAACCCGTTTCCACCGCCCATTCCAACCCTTGAGAATACGCGAACGACCCCACCGGCAACGCGGCGCTGGACAGTTGCAACTGTCGCAGTAGCGCAGGATCGATAGCCAATGCTATAAGCCGGGTGCGAGTGCCTCACGGCTTGCGCGGGAAGCTTTGCCCCGTTCCCGACGCGGACGATCCGCGAGAGTGGGATTGATAAGCGCCGAACTCGGGATCGAAGGGCGCGGATTCCAGGATCGGGTTCATGCCGAGTTCGCGCACCAGGTCATCCAGCACGTAGTCGTGTTGATAGCGAATCCACACGCGACTGATCTGCAGGCCGACGTGACGGTTGCCGAGGTGGTAGCAGAGGCGGGCGAGCGCTACGGGGTCGTCGATGCCGACCGTGGAAACAGGCTCCGCCGCGGCGCGAACCCGAATGCGGTTGCCTTCGCGCGCGAGCAGCAGATCGCCATCGCGCAACACTGTGCCGTGTGGCAGAAACAGGGCCGCCTCATTGCCATCGTCCAGTTCCACCCGCGCGCGGCTGCGCTGGCGCTGTTCGAAGGTGAGCGTTACCGTCACATCGTCCGGTTGCCACTCGTTGCTGACGTGCTGGGTAATCTTGAGCATCGATCAGAACAGAAAATAGCGCTGTGCCAACGGCAACACCGAAGCCGGTTCGCAGCTAAGCAGTTCGCCGTCGGCGCGAACCTCATAGGTTTGCGCATCGACTTCGATACGAGGCAGGTAATCGTTGTGGATCATATCGAGCTTGCTCAAAGTACGACAACCACGCACGATGCCGAGCATGCGGTGCAAATGCAGATTTTCGGCTAACTTTGCCATTGGCCGCCGTCCGCGACACGAAAGTCATGCTGGTGGCGTGGCGAGCGCCGCCGAAGGCGCCGAACATGGGCCGGTAATGCACGGGTTGCGGAGTCGGAATCGAAGCATTGGGGTCACCCATAGTCGCGGCCGCGATCATACCACCCTTGAGAATCAGGCTGGGTTTGACCCCAAAAAACGGCGCTTTCCATAGCGCCAGGTCCGCGAGCTTGTGAACTGCCACGGAGCCCACCTCATGGCCAATGCCGTGCGCGATCGCCGGATTGATGGTGTATTTCGCGATGTAACGCTTGATGCGGAAATTGTCGTGGTGCGCGGGATCGGGATGTAGACTGCCGCGCTGGATTTTCATCTTGTGCGCGGTCTGCCAGGTGCGGGTTATGACTTCGCCTACGCGACCCATGGCCTGCGAGTCCGAGGCGATCATCGAGAACGCGCCCAGATCGTGCAGAATATCCTCCGCGGCGATAGTTTCGCGGCGGATGCGCGATTCGGTGAAGGCTACGTCTTCCGCGATGCCCGGATCGAGGTGATGACACACCATGAGCATGTCGAGATGCTCATCGACAGTGTTCACGGCGTATGGTCGCGTCGGGTTGGTGCTGGAGGGTAACACGTTGACTTCGCCGCAGGCACGGATGATGTCCGGCGCGTGCCGCGGCCGCGTTAGCTTGTGCGACACCGAGCAGCGCCGTCGCT
This window contains:
- a CDS encoding urease accessory protein UreF; the protein is MAIDPALLRQLQLSSAALPVGSFAYSQGLEWAVETGWATDSDSTAAWLHGQLTSTMCHVDIPLLARLYEAESDMAGYWDQLVFACRETAELRAEERHRGQALQRMLRALMPDAIDGIANLPRMSFVAAFALAARYWNIPRDDALAGYLWSWLENQVLAIIRLAPLGQIAGQRLLVSLSEDIPAVIATGLACADEDIGTSAPGIAIASCAHESQYTRLFRS
- the ureG gene encoding urease accessory protein UreG, giving the protein MNDVDQVLRIGVGGPVGSGKTALVDAVCKRMRGSYEIAVVTNDIYTKEDQEFLIRSRALPAERIVGVETGGCPHTAIREDASINLVAVADLIGRFPQADFVMIESGGDNLSATFSPELADLTIYVIDVAAGDKIPRKGGPGITRSDLLVINKIDLAPHVGASLDVMDRDARKMRGTHPFVFSNLKTGEGLNEICDFIVTAGMLST
- the ureE gene encoding urease accessory protein UreE; protein product: MLKITQHVSNEWQPDDVTVTLTFEQRQRSRARVELDDGNEAALFLPHGTVLRDGDLLLAREGNRIRVRAAAEPVSTVGIDDPVALARLCYHLGNRHVGLQISRVWIRYQHDYVLDDLVRELGMNPILESAPFDPEFGAYQSHSRGSSASGTGQSFPRKP